Proteins co-encoded in one Nissabacter sp. SGAir0207 genomic window:
- a CDS encoding porin, whose amino-acid sequence MKIKLIAALVALTSLNSANAAEIYNKDGNKLDVYGKAVARHYFSQNESVDGDNTYVRFGFKGETQISNELTGYGQWEYNVQANNSEGGSDAQKGNKTRLGFAGLKWGNYGSLDYGRNFGVVFDVASVTDTPVIFDDQTFSNTDNFLTGRGNGFLTYRNRNFFGAVDGLNFALQYQGENSANTNNGANRDIMRSNGDGYGASVSYDIGYDITVLGAYASSKRTDAQNSLFFGEGKRADIWAGGLKYDDGSLYLAATYAQAHNLTPIRSLGYANKSENLELVARYTFENGIVPGVGYFRSKGKDIEVVGDQDLLNYWDFSLSYYFNKNMSVYVDYKLNRVNKDNVLGIAHDDQTGLGLTYQF is encoded by the coding sequence ATAAAACTCATAGCTGCACTGGTAGCACTGACTTCCCTTAACTCAGCTAACGCTGCAGAAATTTATAATAAAGATGGCAACAAGCTCGATGTATACGGTAAAGCTGTCGCTCGCCATTATTTCAGCCAGAACGAAAGTGTAGATGGAGACAACACTTACGTTCGTTTTGGTTTTAAAGGCGAAACACAGATTTCCAATGAACTGACCGGGTATGGTCAGTGGGAGTACAACGTTCAGGCGAATAATTCAGAAGGCGGTAGCGATGCTCAAAAGGGCAACAAAACCCGTCTTGGATTTGCAGGACTTAAGTGGGGTAACTACGGCTCTTTAGATTATGGTCGTAATTTCGGTGTCGTATTTGACGTCGCCTCAGTTACAGATACACCTGTGATTTTCGATGATCAGACTTTTAGTAATACTGATAACTTCCTGACCGGCCGTGGCAATGGTTTCCTCACCTACCGTAACCGCAACTTCTTTGGCGCAGTGGATGGCCTCAACTTTGCACTCCAGTACCAGGGTGAAAACAGCGCTAACACTAACAATGGTGCTAACCGCGACATCATGCGTTCAAACGGTGACGGATATGGTGCGTCTGTTTCATATGACATTGGCTATGACATCACGGTGCTGGGAGCATATGCGAGTTCCAAACGTACCGATGCTCAGAACAGCCTCTTCTTTGGTGAAGGAAAGCGCGCAGATATCTGGGCTGGCGGTCTAAAATACGATGATGGCAGTCTGTATCTTGCAGCAACCTATGCTCAGGCACACAACCTCACGCCAATTCGGTCTTTGGGATACGCAAATAAATCTGAGAACCTTGAACTGGTAGCACGTTACACGTTTGAAAACGGCATCGTCCCAGGCGTTGGCTATTTCCGTTCAAAAGGAAAAGATATCGAAGTTGTAGGCGATCAGGATCTTCTGAATTATTGGGATTTCTCTTTGAGCTACTATTTCAACAAAAATATGTCTGTATACGTGGATTATAAGCTGAATCGCGTTAACAAAGATAACGTATTGGGTATCGCTCACGATGACCAGACTGGTTTAGGCCTGACTTACCAGTTCTAA
- a CDS encoding multidrug efflux SMR transporter, translated as MQGYIFLCLAIIAEVVATTSLKAVSGLTKPIPVALVILGYGTAIWLLSIVVQTIPVGVAYATWAGLGIVLVAIASYFVYGQKLDVFAVGGMAFILVGVIMMQALSDTVGR; from the coding sequence ATGCAAGGCTACATTTTCTTGTGTCTAGCCATCATTGCTGAAGTTGTAGCGACAACGTCCCTTAAAGCCGTTTCAGGCCTTACAAAGCCTATCCCTGTCGCTCTCGTAATACTGGGGTATGGTACAGCCATTTGGTTACTTTCGATAGTCGTTCAAACTATTCCGGTGGGCGTTGCCTACGCTACCTGGGCAGGCTTAGGGATTGTGTTAGTAGCTATCGCTTCCTATTTTGTCTATGGACAGAAGCTTGATGTCTTTGCGGTAGGTGGTATGGCATTCATCCTTGTCGGTGTCATCATGATGCAAGCTCTATCTGATACGGTAGGCCGATAA
- a CDS encoding helix-turn-helix transcriptional regulator, whose protein sequence is MSLRKSVLKKIIEAVDTFSLDGYRLDDIAEFSGYSKWHLQRIFKEHTGISLGEYIKHRKMHASAHDLLDKDNTILFVALLYGYESQQTYTRAFKRYFGISPGWFRNMNSSDRYKLLKEYKVPRINNDAQKLMA, encoded by the coding sequence ATGAGTCTAAGAAAGTCTGTACTTAAAAAGATAATTGAAGCTGTTGATACTTTTTCACTAGACGGCTACAGGCTTGACGACATAGCGGAATTCTCAGGTTATTCGAAGTGGCATTTACAGAGAATATTCAAGGAACATACAGGGATAAGTCTTGGCGAGTATATCAAGCACAGGAAAATGCATGCCAGTGCGCACGACCTGTTAGATAAAGACAACACGATTTTGTTTGTAGCCTTACTGTATGGTTATGAGTCGCAGCAAACCTATACCAGAGCCTTCAAACGTTACTTTGGTATCTCACCTGGTTGGTTCAGAAACATGAATTCATCTGACCGGTATAAATTGTTAAAAGAGTATAAAGTCCCAAGGATAAATAATGACGCGCAGAAATTGATGGCGTAA
- a CDS encoding efflux RND transporter permease subunit produces MPNFFIQRPVFAWVVAIFIVLAGAIAIPKLPIARYPSIAPPSVSISVNYPGSTPQAMNESVISLIERELSGVKNLLYFESSSDTSGTGTITATFENGTDPELAQVDLQNKIKVIESRLPETVRQNGLNVEATSSSFLMVVGLTSEGDKYNSADLSDYFTRNLREELKRIPGVGKIQVFGAEKAMRVWINPVRLIKYGLSMDDVQQAITAQNSLVTPGRLGDEPAKKGQQVSYQLTIRGQLQSVDEFRDIILKTNTDGSRVLLSDVAKVEIGSESYSFSTRENGESSTAAGIQLAPGANALKTAEAVKARLAELKSTMPEGMQYTVPFDTSPFVKISVEKVLHTFIEAMILVFIVMYLFLQNVRYTFIPAIVAPIALLGTFTVMLIAGYSINVLTMFGMVLAIGIIVDDAIVVVENVERIMAEEGLSPKDATEKAMKEITGAVIGITLVLCAVFIPMGLASGSVGEIYRQFTLSMAVSILISAFLALSLTPALCATLLKPVSQHGSHKRGFFGWFNRSFDKLTGRYENGVTKLLKRTARSFIVYAALCVALVLGLNQLPTSFLPEEDQGYFITSFELPSAATAERTLSTVKTFEQEVMHRPATKGNISILGFSFAGSGPNSAMAFTMLKDWDNRGDATSSSEAEALQEQMSKHPDGTTMSLLPPAIDELGNSSGFTLRLQDRSNQGYEALSKARDKLLQLAAENKALQGVYVDGLPDGQMVDVRIDRKKALIMGVPYSNITEIISGLLGSSYVNDYPNKGRLQQVIIQADADFRMQLQDISKLYVRNSEGGMVPLSEFVSFSWVTSPVQMVRYQGYPALKISGYPAEGYSTGDAMAAMESIAAELPKGFAVEWTQLSLQEKQSASEASMLMMLSVLVIFLVLAALYNSWSVPFAVMMVVPLGLIGAVGAVILREMPNDVFFKVGMITIMGLSAKNAILIVEFAKQLHEQGQSITQAIVEAAKMRLRPILMTSFAFTLGVVPLVIASGASSETQRSIGTGVFGGMLTGTFFAIFFVPVFYFSVMNLVKRFKK; encoded by the coding sequence ATGCCTAATTTTTTCATACAACGTCCGGTCTTTGCCTGGGTCGTTGCTATTTTTATTGTACTGGCAGGCGCCATTGCTATTCCCAAGCTCCCGATTGCCCGCTATCCATCAATAGCACCACCCTCTGTCAGTATCTCAGTCAATTACCCGGGTTCTACACCGCAGGCTATGAATGAGAGCGTCATTTCTCTGATTGAACGTGAACTTTCAGGCGTTAAAAATTTACTTTATTTCGAGTCATCAAGTGACACCAGCGGAACGGGAACAATAACCGCAACATTCGAAAATGGCACTGATCCTGAGCTCGCGCAGGTTGACCTTCAAAACAAAATAAAAGTGATTGAATCCAGATTGCCTGAAACGGTGCGGCAAAACGGTCTCAACGTAGAAGCCACGTCATCAAGCTTTTTGATGGTGGTGGGTCTGACGTCTGAGGGGGATAAATACAACTCGGCAGATCTAAGCGATTACTTCACACGTAATCTCAGGGAAGAGCTAAAGCGTATCCCGGGCGTGGGTAAAATTCAGGTATTTGGTGCTGAAAAAGCGATGCGGGTCTGGATTAATCCAGTCAGACTTATCAAATATGGCCTGAGTATGGACGATGTTCAGCAGGCCATTACCGCGCAGAACAGCCTTGTCACTCCAGGGCGATTGGGAGATGAACCTGCCAAAAAAGGACAGCAGGTCAGCTATCAATTAACGATCCGCGGGCAGTTGCAGTCCGTTGATGAGTTCAGAGATATCATCCTCAAAACTAACACCGATGGATCACGTGTGCTGCTGTCTGACGTGGCAAAAGTAGAGATAGGGTCTGAAAGCTATAGTTTCAGCACGCGCGAAAATGGAGAATCTTCAACGGCGGCAGGCATTCAACTTGCCCCGGGTGCTAATGCTCTTAAAACCGCGGAGGCAGTTAAGGCCAGGCTTGCCGAACTCAAATCAACAATGCCTGAAGGAATGCAATATACCGTTCCTTTCGATACGTCGCCCTTTGTAAAAATCTCGGTAGAGAAAGTTCTTCACACGTTTATCGAAGCAATGATCCTTGTGTTCATCGTGATGTATCTTTTTCTGCAGAATGTCAGGTACACCTTCATTCCGGCGATAGTGGCCCCTATAGCGCTTTTGGGCACTTTTACCGTTATGCTCATTGCAGGTTATTCAATCAATGTCCTGACTATGTTCGGCATGGTTTTGGCAATTGGGATCATCGTTGATGACGCCATTGTTGTCGTAGAGAACGTTGAAAGAATAATGGCGGAAGAAGGTCTGTCTCCGAAAGACGCGACAGAAAAAGCCATGAAGGAAATAACCGGAGCTGTCATAGGCATTACCCTGGTGCTTTGTGCCGTGTTTATACCAATGGGACTGGCCAGCGGATCCGTGGGGGAGATTTACAGGCAATTTACCCTTTCGATGGCTGTTTCAATCCTTATTTCAGCCTTCCTTGCGCTTAGCCTGACTCCTGCGCTGTGCGCAACTCTGCTAAAACCAGTGTCGCAGCATGGTTCGCATAAACGTGGCTTCTTTGGGTGGTTTAACAGATCTTTCGATAAGCTGACCGGACGTTATGAAAATGGCGTAACGAAGCTTCTTAAAAGAACAGCCCGCAGCTTTATCGTTTACGCAGCGCTTTGTGTCGCGCTGGTTTTAGGTCTTAATCAACTGCCGACATCTTTCTTGCCCGAAGAAGATCAGGGTTACTTCATAACCTCATTTGAGCTTCCCTCTGCGGCCACTGCAGAGAGAACCTTGTCGACAGTAAAAACCTTTGAGCAAGAGGTGATGCACAGACCGGCCACTAAGGGAAATATATCGATCCTCGGGTTCAGTTTTGCAGGGTCTGGCCCGAACTCTGCCATGGCATTTACCATGCTTAAAGACTGGGACAATCGCGGAGATGCAACCTCCTCATCCGAGGCTGAGGCTTTACAGGAACAAATGTCAAAGCATCCTGATGGTACTACCATGAGTCTGCTGCCTCCGGCTATAGATGAACTCGGTAACTCCTCAGGGTTCACTCTTCGATTGCAGGACAGATCAAATCAGGGTTATGAAGCTCTTTCAAAAGCTCGCGATAAGCTTTTACAACTCGCTGCAGAAAACAAAGCCCTTCAGGGAGTCTACGTTGATGGTTTGCCTGACGGGCAAATGGTTGATGTCCGGATAGACAGAAAAAAAGCGTTGATTATGGGCGTTCCTTACTCAAACATAACTGAGATTATCTCCGGCCTACTGGGTTCATCCTACGTTAATGATTATCCGAATAAGGGCCGTTTGCAGCAGGTTATCATCCAGGCCGATGCAGATTTCAGGATGCAGTTGCAGGACATTTCTAAGCTCTATGTTCGTAACAGTGAAGGTGGCATGGTGCCGCTATCAGAGTTTGTATCATTCTCCTGGGTAACGTCTCCCGTTCAGATGGTCCGCTATCAGGGATATCCTGCGTTGAAGATCAGCGGATATCCCGCTGAAGGATATTCTACAGGCGATGCTATGGCAGCAATGGAGTCGATCGCCGCAGAACTGCCGAAAGGATTTGCAGTGGAATGGACGCAATTGTCTTTACAGGAAAAACAGTCAGCTTCGGAAGCATCAATGCTCATGATGTTGTCAGTGCTGGTTATTTTCCTTGTTCTGGCTGCCTTGTACAACAGTTGGTCAGTGCCTTTTGCAGTTATGATGGTTGTCCCACTGGGACTTATCGGAGCGGTAGGCGCTGTTATTCTTCGTGAAATGCCTAATGACGTTTTCTTTAAAGTCGGAATGATAACCATCATGGGATTGTCAGCTAAGAATGCAATTCTGATTGTTGAATTCGCAAAACAACTGCATGAACAAGGTCAGTCAATTACTCAAGCGATCGTTGAAGCCGCTAAAATGCGTTTAAGGCCCATATTAATGACTTCGTTTGCATTTACATTAGGTGTAGTGCCGCTTGTGATTGCTTCTGGCGCCAGTTCAGAAACGCAACGCTCAATCGGAACTGGTGTGTTTGGTGGCATGTTAACAGGTACGTTTTTCGCAATATTTTTTGTTCCTGTTTTCTATTTCTCGGTTATGAATCTCGTGAAAAGATTCAAAAAGTAA
- a CDS encoding efflux RND transporter periplasmic adaptor subunit — MYKKNISLMMIVALLPVLNGCHDESDQTAAQQPEPVNIRFEELRPQPVTITRSLPGRVLSVENAEIRPQVGGIIKKMYFTQGSEVLPGQALFQIDSQPFEADVKSALADLERARATERALRNKSERMRKLIQTGAVSMQDYDDSRSAADEAKAQISVAEAALERKKLDLGYATVRSPIKGRIDENRVTVGALVNTGDTSPMATVQQIDKVYVDIRLPHADKAESSDTMTRGAEIDIDSDESGKNLIKGKVLFSGITVDKATGDTIIRAEADNKNKVLLPGSFVEALIPVFTRQDAILVSGQAVTITGQGAEVWIVDRDNTASRKKISVRPAADGNFVALTGLNAGDKLIIQGQDKLSDGATVHLLPQ, encoded by the coding sequence ATGTATAAAAAAAATATCTCCTTGATGATGATTGTGGCTTTATTGCCTGTGCTAAACGGATGCCATGACGAATCTGATCAAACAGCGGCACAGCAGCCTGAACCTGTGAATATCAGATTCGAGGAGTTGCGCCCACAGCCAGTTACCATCACCCGATCTCTGCCAGGGCGAGTTTTATCTGTCGAAAATGCTGAAATCAGACCTCAGGTGGGCGGGATCATCAAGAAAATGTATTTCACTCAGGGTAGTGAGGTCCTTCCTGGTCAAGCACTCTTCCAGATAGACAGTCAGCCTTTTGAAGCTGATGTAAAAAGCGCTTTAGCTGATCTTGAACGAGCACGTGCTACCGAGCGCGCGTTAAGAAATAAATCTGAGCGTATGAGAAAACTCATCCAGACCGGCGCTGTCAGCATGCAGGATTATGATGATAGCCGCTCAGCTGCAGATGAAGCGAAGGCTCAGATAAGCGTAGCCGAAGCGGCACTTGAGCGTAAAAAACTCGACTTAGGATATGCAACCGTTAGATCCCCTATTAAAGGGCGTATTGATGAGAACAGGGTGACAGTAGGAGCACTGGTCAATACCGGTGACACGTCACCAATGGCGACTGTTCAGCAAATCGATAAAGTTTATGTAGACATCAGGCTGCCTCATGCCGATAAGGCAGAGTCAAGCGATACCATGACCCGAGGAGCAGAAATTGACATTGATTCTGACGAATCTGGAAAAAACCTAATCAAAGGAAAGGTGCTTTTTTCAGGAATTACCGTGGATAAGGCTACGGGTGACACGATTATTCGCGCGGAAGCAGATAATAAGAACAAAGTGCTTTTACCGGGAAGCTTTGTTGAAGCGCTCATACCGGTTTTCACCAGGCAGGATGCAATTCTAGTCTCCGGGCAAGCAGTTACCATTACTGGTCAGGGTGCGGAGGTGTGGATTGTGGATCGGGATAATACTGCAAGCCGGAAAAAAATCAGCGTCAGGCCGGCTGCGGACGGCAATTTTGTTGCCCTTACGGGACTAAATGCCGGAGATAAACTCATCATCCAGGGCCAGGACAAACTGTCTGATGGCGCCACTGTTCATCTGTTACCTCAATAA
- the bamA gene encoding outer membrane protein assembly factor BamA: MLFARKKYLALLMLCAPGAHASFDVKINDIKVLGLHRVSLGSVLLSTPVKPGDTVTSSDIQETVRSLFATGNFEDIQILEDNSDLIIKVKERPTVASLSFSGNKAIKNDMLEKNLDAQGVRVGESLDNTNIVKIEKELEDFYYSVGKYSASVKAVVTPLPRNRVDLRFEFQEGTSALIKQINIIGNKSFKSDELISLLSLRDSLPWWNVAGDKKYQKQKLAGDLETLRSFYLDQGYAKFAITSTQVSLTPDKKNIYITVNINEGGRYKFSQVSLDGDFAGYESNIRRLNTIKSGEYYSQKKITDMEKQIRDELSKHGYAYPQVVTEPRFDKSGDAVALAVHVSAGKRFYVRGVRFTGNDITSDRVLRREMRQTEGGWLESDKVEQGRQRLSRTGYFENVEVDTQRVPGSSDQVDLVYKVKERNTGSFNFGLGYGTDSGISYQVSVSQDNWLGTGNTVSFSGVKNSYQSYIDIAGTDPYFTVDGVSLGGRLFYNNYKADKNYLSEYKQTSYGTGLTLGFPVSENSRLNSGLDFVHNSLSDMRPQVATWNYLKGQGVLPSVSPGDEHNKAETQANDFLFTLGWNYNTLDRGFFPTAGTLFNTSAKVTVPGSDNEYYKLSADYSRYSPLTDDHDWVLMTRARVGYSAGLGGKQVPFYDTFRAGGSSSVRGFSSNSIGPKAAYYDCSGTETDYSQCSVKNSDDAVGGNVMTTASVELIFPTPFVGNRYADALRTSVFMDAGTVWDTSWKNTPATEMAGIPDYSKPGDFRLSAGISLQWQSPLGPLVFSYALPLKKFSGDRTEQFQFNIGKTF; encoded by the coding sequence ATGCTTTTTGCCAGAAAGAAATATTTAGCGCTGTTGATGCTTTGCGCACCAGGGGCACATGCTTCATTTGATGTCAAAATCAATGATATTAAAGTCTTAGGATTACATCGTGTAAGCCTCGGCTCTGTACTCCTTTCAACTCCGGTCAAGCCTGGAGATACCGTCACTTCATCAGATATCCAGGAAACCGTTAGGTCCTTGTTCGCGACCGGAAACTTTGAGGACATCCAGATTCTTGAAGATAACTCAGATCTGATTATCAAGGTAAAAGAACGACCAACCGTGGCATCATTGAGTTTTAGCGGTAATAAAGCCATTAAAAATGACATGCTGGAGAAAAATCTCGACGCGCAGGGTGTCAGAGTCGGTGAGTCGCTGGATAATACTAACATCGTAAAAATTGAAAAAGAGCTTGAGGACTTTTACTACAGCGTTGGTAAATACTCAGCAAGTGTAAAAGCAGTTGTTACTCCCCTTCCCCGGAATAGGGTTGATTTAAGATTTGAGTTTCAGGAAGGCACTTCTGCCCTGATTAAACAGATCAACATAATAGGCAATAAAAGCTTCAAGAGTGATGAACTCATCTCACTTTTATCCCTACGTGATTCTTTACCATGGTGGAACGTAGCTGGTGATAAAAAATACCAGAAACAAAAGTTAGCCGGAGATTTGGAGACACTAAGAAGCTTTTATCTTGATCAGGGATATGCAAAATTTGCCATAACTTCTACGCAGGTATCCCTGACGCCGGATAAAAAGAATATTTATATCACAGTAAATATCAATGAGGGTGGAAGATATAAGTTTTCTCAGGTTAGCCTTGATGGCGATTTTGCAGGATACGAAAGTAATATTCGCAGGCTTAACACAATTAAATCTGGCGAGTATTATAGCCAGAAAAAAATTACAGACATGGAAAAACAGATTCGGGATGAACTCAGCAAGCATGGTTATGCCTATCCTCAGGTCGTAACCGAGCCTCGATTCGATAAAAGCGGAGACGCGGTGGCATTGGCCGTTCACGTCTCCGCCGGTAAACGTTTCTATGTCCGTGGCGTCCGTTTTACTGGTAATGATATAACCAGCGATAGAGTGCTTAGACGTGAAATGCGTCAGACCGAAGGGGGATGGCTTGAAAGTGATAAAGTTGAGCAGGGTCGCCAGCGTCTGAGCCGAACCGGTTATTTCGAGAACGTAGAAGTCGATACGCAGCGCGTACCAGGTAGCAGCGATCAGGTTGATTTGGTCTACAAAGTAAAAGAACGCAACACGGGTTCGTTTAACTTTGGTCTGGGCTATGGCACTGACAGTGGTATCAGTTATCAGGTCAGTGTCAGTCAGGATAACTGGCTTGGCACAGGTAATACCGTCAGCTTCTCAGGCGTAAAAAACAGCTATCAATCTTATATAGATATTGCTGGCACAGACCCTTATTTCACCGTTGATGGTGTTAGCCTCGGTGGCCGCCTGTTTTATAACAACTATAAAGCAGACAAAAATTACCTCTCTGAATATAAACAGACTTCTTACGGAACAGGTCTGACCCTTGGATTCCCTGTCAGCGAAAACAGCAGGCTAAACTCTGGTCTGGATTTTGTTCATAACTCCCTTTCTGATATGCGACCTCAGGTAGCCACATGGAACTATTTGAAAGGCCAGGGGGTACTGCCGTCCGTTTCACCTGGTGACGAGCACAATAAGGCCGAAACTCAGGCCAATGATTTCCTGTTCACCTTGGGATGGAATTACAACACCCTTGATCGCGGATTTTTCCCTACTGCTGGCACTCTTTTTAATACCAGCGCAAAGGTTACGGTACCGGGGTCAGATAATGAATATTACAAGTTAAGTGCAGATTACAGCCGTTACAGTCCATTAACTGACGATCATGACTGGGTTCTTATGACCAGAGCGCGCGTAGGCTACTCTGCTGGCCTGGGCGGTAAGCAAGTACCTTTCTATGATACTTTCCGTGCCGGTGGATCCAGTTCAGTCAGGGGATTTTCTTCAAACAGCATTGGTCCGAAGGCTGCATATTACGACTGCTCAGGAACAGAAACGGACTACAGTCAGTGTAGCGTTAAGAACTCTGACGATGCAGTTGGCGGAAATGTCATGACTACGGCGAGTGTGGAGCTTATTTTCCCGACACCATTTGTCGGAAATCGCTACGCAGACGCTCTAAGAACATCCGTTTTCATGGATGCAGGTACCGTATGGGATACTTCATGGAAAAACACTCCTGCTACCGAAATGGCAGGCATTCCTGATTACAGTAAACCCGGCGATTTCCGCTTGTCTGCAGGCATATCGCTTCAGTGGCAGTCTCCACTTGGCCCACTGGTATTCTCTTACGCCTTGCCTCTTAAAAAGTTTAGCGGAGACCGCACCGAACAGTTCCAGTTCAACATTGGTAAGACGTTCTAA
- a CDS encoding response regulator: protein MTHQQLTVLVAEDDPAITKIVTAYLEKDGFSVLTAENGEQALTMFSQHLPGFVILDINMPKKNGWEVLSAIKKISDVPVLMLTALDTDIDKVFALRTGADDYVVKPFNPSELLARVHVILRRMNHYHLNDSLMVYKTKNIEVNVSEHQVFIGESMHDISGYLTTTEFRVLLHLIRFPKRVFTRRELMEACLPEGEVNDRTVDSHISKLRKKLDAAGLKFVPESIRGFGYRLGD from the coding sequence ATGACTCATCAACAGCTCACTGTGCTGGTTGCCGAAGATGACCCGGCCATAACTAAAATCGTCACTGCCTATCTTGAAAAGGACGGCTTCAGTGTTTTGACGGCGGAGAATGGAGAACAGGCGTTAACAATGTTCAGTCAGCATCTGCCTGGGTTTGTGATTTTAGATATCAACATGCCTAAAAAAAATGGCTGGGAAGTCCTTTCCGCAATTAAGAAAATCAGTGACGTGCCTGTACTGATGTTAACGGCGCTGGATACGGACATCGATAAGGTTTTTGCCTTGCGCACGGGAGCTGACGATTATGTGGTGAAACCCTTTAATCCTTCAGAGCTTCTGGCGCGAGTACACGTTATTCTCAGGAGAATGAATCATTACCACCTAAATGACAGCCTGATGGTTTATAAAACAAAAAATATTGAAGTGAATGTCAGTGAGCACCAGGTATTTATTGGTGAGTCCATGCATGACATCTCGGGTTATCTGACAACAACTGAATTCCGGGTTCTTTTGCATCTTATTCGTTTTCCAAAACGGGTATTCACTCGCAGGGAACTTATGGAAGCTTGCCTTCCCGAGGGGGAGGTAAATGATAGAACAGTGGATAGTCATATCAGCAAGCTAAGGAAAAAACTCGATGCGGCGGGTCTTAAGTTTGTTCCTGAGAGCATACGGGGCTTCGGCTACAGGCTTGGAGATTAA
- a CDS encoding ATP-binding protein, with product MRKISRKSLTRRLSDMTAFIAFMALILSTLVYYVAALIFPSTTDGESLIPSLNDTLQLIFSTLLAVAFSMYCSWRFAQNLIRPLKTIAFSAREIAEGNLASRADHSGIYFTELNDLIDDFNVMASRLEVMSKDMKQWNAAIAHELRTPVTVLKGGVQAISEGVMPADTVNLDALMKQIDGLSLLINDLRVVSLADSGQLILYREEVDLYEEIKSVTAPLIPTFSQKKKILVVNGYPLTCFIDAARIRQAVLALLNNCLVYSNPGTISIRCEPTSDKQLVISIEDEGPGIPASEQEKIFDMFTRGSNAADVISSSGLGLSVVRAIVQAHGGKVTCQNNRLGGAKFTITLINA from the coding sequence ATGAGAAAAATTTCCAGGAAGAGCCTGACGCGCAGGCTGTCTGATATGACAGCCTTTATTGCATTCATGGCCCTTATACTTTCCACACTGGTGTATTACGTTGCTGCACTAATATTTCCCTCTACGACCGACGGTGAATCACTAATACCCAGCCTGAACGATACGTTGCAGTTGATTTTTTCTACTCTTCTCGCTGTTGCATTTTCGATGTACTGCTCATGGCGATTTGCGCAAAACCTTATCAGGCCATTAAAAACAATTGCCTTCAGCGCAAGGGAGATTGCTGAGGGAAATCTAGCCTCACGCGCAGATCATTCAGGCATTTATTTTACTGAGCTTAATGATTTAATAGATGATTTTAATGTGATGGCTTCCAGACTGGAAGTTATGTCGAAAGACATGAAGCAGTGGAATGCGGCTATAGCGCATGAACTCAGGACTCCGGTCACGGTGTTAAAAGGTGGGGTACAGGCTATCTCTGAAGGAGTAATGCCTGCAGACACAGTAAATTTAGATGCATTAATGAAACAGATAGACGGGCTTTCCCTGCTTATTAACGATCTTCGTGTAGTGAGCCTCGCTGACTCTGGCCAGTTGATTTTGTACCGTGAAGAAGTTGATTTATATGAGGAAATTAAATCCGTTACTGCTCCGTTGATCCCCACATTCAGTCAAAAGAAAAAGATCCTTGTAGTCAACGGATACCCTTTAACATGTTTCATTGACGCAGCGAGAATCAGGCAAGCCGTCCTTGCCTTGCTGAACAACTGCCTTGTTTATTCAAATCCGGGAACTATATCCATCAGATGTGAACCAACATCTGATAAGCAACTTGTAATTTCGATTGAAGATGAAGGGCCTGGAATTCCAGCTAGTGAGCAGGAAAAAATCTTTGATATGTTTACGCGTGGCAGTAATGCCGCTGACGTAATCTCATCTTCAGGTCTCGGGCTATCGGTTGTCAGGGCCATAGTGCAGGCTCACGGTGGTAAGGTGACATGCCAGAATAATCGCTTAGGTGGTGCAAAGTTTACGATAACCCTCATCAACGCCTGA
- the arnF gene encoding 4-amino-4-deoxy-L-arabinose-phosphoundecaprenol flippase subunit ArnF: MRGYCWAICSVLLVTASQLALRGAASQLHAFTLSALAAMSIPLLLLLVTGLAGYLLSMICWMTALRHLPLSRAYPVLSLSYILVWGFALVLPLNHERFQWGSLPGVVMIVVGVYLIVKSPNEAKQNG, encoded by the coding sequence ATGAGAGGGTATTGCTGGGCTATTTGCAGCGTATTACTGGTTACCGCATCGCAACTGGCGTTGCGAGGTGCTGCCTCACAGCTGCATGCATTTACCTTGTCGGCTCTGGCAGCAATGTCGATACCGCTATTGCTGCTTTTAGTAACCGGCTTGGCAGGGTACTTACTTTCAATGATTTGCTGGATGACAGCTCTGAGACACCTGCCTCTGAGCCGTGCGTATCCTGTTCTGAGCCTGAGTTACATACTGGTTTGGGGATTTGCTCTGGTTCTGCCTTTAAACCATGAACGCTTTCAGTGGGGCAGTTTACCTGGTGTAGTGATGATCGTTGTAGGCGTTTATCTGATCGTGAAGTCACCAAATGAAGCAAAACAGAATGGCTGA